A genomic stretch from Corynebacterium faecale includes:
- a CDS encoding suppressor of fused domain protein, which translates to MNIQETSYWVDRLLPGAAQFHRVGDFTVAAFENINPDSPGEVAACTVNFGRVDTGLVTAAEAESVEVRSELLCLARASVDVPGRAVAAAATMLHDASLTYLESLATSPAQATEMTPMHAQPGRVLPAVGIMANLPQEGYTVKHGILADPRIWGPEIPYVREEAGEVNLEPGEEASGLARLTLPLQLILLTDEEFAVAVQQGGDVLFQQMAEQQVDLLDLHR; encoded by the coding sequence GTGAATATCCAGGAGACGTCCTACTGGGTGGACAGGCTGCTGCCCGGTGCGGCGCAGTTCCACCGGGTGGGGGACTTCACGGTCGCGGCGTTCGAGAACATCAACCCCGACAGTCCCGGTGAGGTCGCGGCCTGCACCGTCAACTTCGGGCGGGTGGACACGGGCCTGGTCACCGCGGCTGAGGCGGAGAGCGTCGAGGTCCGCAGCGAACTGCTCTGCCTGGCGCGCGCCTCGGTGGACGTGCCGGGCCGTGCGGTGGCGGCGGCCGCAACGATGCTTCACGACGCCTCCCTCACCTACCTCGAATCCCTTGCCACCTCCCCGGCGCAGGCAACGGAGATGACCCCGATGCATGCCCAACCCGGCCGGGTCTTGCCGGCAGTGGGCATCATGGCCAACCTCCCGCAGGAGGGGTACACCGTGAAACACGGCATTCTCGCTGATCCGCGCATCTGGGGCCCCGAGATCCCCTATGTGCGGGAAGAGGCCGGTGAGGTTAACCTCGAGCCCGGCGAGGAGGCCTCCGGGCTTGCACGTCTGACGTTGCCTCTCCAGTTGATTCTGCTCACCGATGAGGAATTCGCGGTGGCAGTCCAACAGGGCGGTGATGTTCTCTTCCAGCAGATGGCTGAGCAGCAGGTGGATCTCCTGGATCTCCATAGGTAG
- a CDS encoding recombination mediator RecR, with amino-acid sequence MFEGPLQDLIDELSRLPGVGPKSAQRIAFHLLSVDPDDISRLQGALGAVRDGVRFCRICCNISRDEVCRICNDSGRDRGLICVVEEPKDIQVIERTGEFSGRYHVLGGALDPLANVGPRELNISTLLQRIGGVLDDRELADSTADVPLFDDKPQVHEVILATDPNTEGEATAAYLGRLLKDFPDLVVSRLASGMPLGGDLEFVDELTLSRALSGRLQI; translated from the coding sequence GTGTTTGAAGGCCCTCTTCAGGATCTCATCGATGAACTTTCCCGACTCCCTGGCGTCGGCCCGAAGAGTGCCCAGCGCATCGCGTTCCACCTGCTCTCCGTGGATCCCGATGATATTTCCCGGCTGCAGGGCGCCTTGGGTGCTGTGCGCGACGGCGTTCGCTTCTGCCGGATCTGCTGCAATATCTCCCGTGATGAGGTCTGCCGCATCTGCAACGACTCCGGCCGCGATCGTGGTCTGATCTGCGTGGTTGAGGAACCGAAGGATATCCAGGTCATTGAACGCACCGGCGAATTCAGTGGTCGTTACCATGTGCTTGGCGGCGCGCTCGATCCACTCGCGAACGTGGGCCCGCGTGAACTGAATATCTCCACCCTGCTCCAGCGCATCGGCGGGGTTCTGGACGACCGTGAGCTTGCCGACTCCACTGCCGACGTCCCCCTCTTTGATGATAAACCCCAGGTCCACGAGGTTATTCTGGCCACAGACCCCAACACCGAAGGCGAAGCGACAGCGGCTTACCTCGGGCGCCTGCTGAAGGATTTTCCTGACCTGGTGGTGTCCCGCCTGGCCTCCGGCATGCCATTGGGCGGCGACCTCGAATTTGTCGACGAGTTGACCCTGTCCCGTGCCCTGAGTGGGCGACTCCAGATCTAA
- a CDS encoding hemolysin family protein codes for MSVGVSAALVVVFVLVGGVFAATEMALVSLRESQIRRLERSTGAGRTVAGLARDSGLFLSAVQIGVTFAGFFSSAFGASTIAPQLSPILQGWGVPAETAGVISLIVLTLIVSYLSLVLGELVPKRIAMQKAERVSLIVAPPLNVFASLMRPVIWLINGSSNLLLKLLGFDPNARTEEMTQEEVKEIVTTYEGFDQGEREIVADVFEANERLVTEIMRHRSDVVAFEVSEIVADVAEAIRSQPYSRYPVYEETIDEVIGFIHVRDLLEVATRGEGDLPLGKILRSIQYFPGTLRLPAAMRQMRASGNHIAMVVDEYGGTDGLITLEDLLEEFVGEIWDEYDRDEHRAVMQLHDSKFMDASTNLEDFADTSGILLPEGPYETVAGWVIMELSRLGRVGDVVEIPSDYTLDGEDDGGDIRYELEISEVKGNRITRVELRKTNDSADEAR; via the coding sequence ATGAGCGTGGGTGTCAGTGCCGCATTGGTGGTGGTGTTCGTCCTGGTCGGTGGAGTTTTTGCTGCGACGGAGATGGCGCTGGTCAGTCTTCGTGAATCGCAGATCAGACGACTGGAGCGGAGCACAGGTGCGGGCAGGACTGTTGCTGGTCTGGCCAGGGACTCGGGGTTGTTCCTGTCGGCGGTTCAGATCGGGGTGACGTTCGCTGGATTCTTCTCGTCGGCATTCGGTGCGTCGACAATCGCACCGCAGCTGTCTCCGATTCTGCAGGGGTGGGGAGTGCCCGCGGAGACAGCCGGGGTGATCTCGTTGATTGTGCTGACGCTGATTGTGTCCTACCTGTCCCTGGTTCTCGGGGAGCTTGTTCCGAAACGTATCGCGATGCAGAAGGCAGAACGGGTATCGCTCATCGTCGCGCCGCCCCTCAATGTGTTTGCCTCGTTGATGCGGCCGGTGATCTGGTTGATCAATGGGTCGTCCAATCTGTTGCTGAAACTGCTTGGTTTTGATCCCAACGCGCGTACTGAGGAGATGACCCAGGAGGAGGTGAAGGAGATTGTCACCACCTATGAGGGTTTCGATCAGGGGGAGAGGGAGATCGTCGCGGATGTATTTGAGGCGAATGAACGGCTCGTCACGGAGATCATGCGCCACCGTTCGGATGTTGTGGCCTTTGAAGTGTCAGAGATCGTCGCGGATGTGGCGGAGGCTATCCGTAGCCAACCGTATTCCCGGTATCCGGTGTATGAGGAGACCATTGATGAGGTGATTGGTTTCATCCACGTCCGTGACCTGCTGGAAGTCGCGACCAGGGGAGAGGGGGACCTCCCGTTGGGTAAGATCCTCCGTTCCATCCAGTATTTCCCTGGGACTCTCCGTCTGCCTGCGGCGATGCGGCAGATGCGGGCCAGTGGCAACCACATTGCGATGGTGGTGGATGAATATGGCGGCACCGATGGCCTGATCACGCTGGAAGATCTACTGGAAGAATTCGTGGGTGAGATCTGGGATGAGTATGACCGCGATGAGCACCGGGCCGTGATGCAGCTTCATGATTCCAAGTTCATGGACGCCAGCACCAACCTGGAGGATTTCGCGGACACCTCCGGAATCCTGCTCCCGGAGGGACCATATGAGACTGTGGCAGGGTGGGTGATCATGGAGCTCAGCAGATTGGGCCGGGTGGGAGATGTGGTGGAGATCCCCTCGGATTACACCCTCGATGGTGAAGATGATGGTGGTGATATCCGCTATGAACTGGAGATCTCAGAGGTCAAAGGGAATAGAATCACCCGGGTGGAGTTGCGGAAGACCAACGATTCGGCCGATGAGGCCAGGTGA
- the gluQRS gene encoding tRNA glutamyl-Q(34) synthetase GluQRS, with translation MAGRYAPSPSGDLHFGNLRTALLAWLYARHDGKRFLMRVEDIDEQRSSMESAQRQLEDLAMLGVDWDGDILYQSTRYEAYRAALGQLDTYECYCSRRDIQEASRAPHATSGMYPGTCRSLSDSERSTRRAELAAQNRHPAIRLRAEVDGFTFNDRLRGTVIGDVDDFILLRGGQEPGWAYNLAVVVDDAFQSIDQVVRGDDLLDSAARQAYLFQLLDAPVPEYIHVPLVLNTRGQRLAKRDGAVTLRDMLIDAPLPTVVSALASSLGYTDISTPGELLEVFDPTALTMEPFVFTDLTSDH, from the coding sequence ATGGCTGGAAGATATGCACCCTCACCAAGCGGCGACCTCCACTTCGGAAACCTGCGCACCGCCCTGCTCGCCTGGCTCTACGCCCGCCACGACGGTAAACGTTTCCTCATGCGCGTGGAAGATATCGACGAACAACGCTCCAGCATGGAATCCGCCCAGCGCCAGCTTGAGGATCTGGCCATGCTCGGGGTGGACTGGGATGGCGATATCCTCTACCAGTCCACCCGCTATGAGGCCTACCGCGCTGCGCTGGGGCAATTAGACACCTACGAATGTTATTGTTCCCGCCGCGACATCCAGGAAGCCTCCCGCGCACCCCACGCCACATCCGGAATGTACCCGGGCACCTGCCGCTCGCTGTCTGATTCTGAGCGGTCGACCCGCCGTGCTGAGCTGGCCGCCCAGAACCGTCACCCCGCCATCCGCCTGCGTGCTGAGGTGGACGGCTTCACCTTTAATGACCGCCTGCGCGGCACGGTAATTGGCGATGTGGATGATTTCATCCTGTTGCGCGGTGGCCAGGAACCCGGTTGGGCCTACAACCTCGCCGTGGTTGTCGATGATGCCTTCCAAAGCATTGACCAGGTGGTTCGCGGCGATGATCTTCTCGATTCCGCCGCCCGCCAGGCTTATCTTTTCCAGCTGCTTGATGCCCCAGTCCCGGAATACATCCACGTCCCACTCGTCCTCAACACCCGCGGCCAGCGCCTTGCCAAACGCGACGGCGCAGTGACGCTACGAGACATGCTTATCGACGCACCCCTCCCCACCGTGGTGAGCGCCCTTGCAAGTTCGCTGGGTTATACGGATATATCGACCCCGGGGGAGCTGCTCGAGGTCTTCGACCCGACCGCCCTGACCATGGAACCCTTTGTTTTCACTGACCTGACCTCGGATCACTGA
- a CDS encoding aspartate transaminase, giving the protein MSSVQLHDFDADQLAAFREDIMKEFNELKARNLKLDLTRGKPSSEQLDFADELLALPGKGDHKAADGTDVRNYGGLTGIQDIRQIWADLMGIPVEQILAGDASSLNIMFDVISWSHAFGNNDSERPWKDEETIKWICPAPGYDRHFSISERFGFEMITVPMNEDGPDVDAIRELVKDPQVKGMWVVPTFSNPTGYSVSEGVAKQLAELPTAAPDFRIVWDNAYAVHTLTDEFPEILDIVAIAEAAGNPNRFWAFTSTSKITLAGAGVSFFITSEANRNWYTDIAGIRGIGPNKVNQLAHARYFGDAEGVRAVMRKHAGSLAPKFEAVLNILNNRLGEYGVATWTVPTGGYFISLDVVDGTASRVVELAKEAGIALTGAGSSFPLRRDPNNRNIRLAPSLPPVSELEVAMDGVATCVLLAAAEHYAA; this is encoded by the coding sequence ATGAGTTCCGTCCAGTTGCACGACTTTGATGCTGATCAGCTCGCCGCGTTTCGTGAAGACATCATGAAGGAGTTCAATGAGCTCAAGGCCAGGAATCTGAAGCTGGACCTGACCCGCGGTAAGCCGTCCTCTGAGCAGTTGGATTTCGCGGATGAGCTCCTGGCGTTGCCGGGCAAGGGTGATCATAAGGCTGCTGACGGCACCGATGTGCGTAACTATGGCGGACTGACCGGCATCCAGGATATCCGTCAGATCTGGGCGGACCTCATGGGTATTCCGGTTGAGCAGATTCTCGCCGGTGATGCTTCCAGCCTGAACATCATGTTCGATGTGATCAGCTGGTCTCATGCCTTCGGCAACAATGACTCCGAGCGGCCCTGGAAGGACGAGGAGACCATCAAGTGGATCTGCCCGGCTCCGGGCTATGACCGTCACTTTTCCATCTCTGAGCGTTTCGGTTTTGAGATGATAACCGTGCCCATGAACGAGGACGGCCCCGACGTGGACGCCATCCGTGAGCTGGTGAAGGATCCACAGGTCAAGGGCATGTGGGTCGTGCCGACGTTTTCCAACCCGACGGGGTACAGCGTGAGTGAGGGCGTCGCAAAGCAGCTTGCAGAGCTGCCGACCGCGGCGCCGGACTTCCGCATCGTCTGGGACAACGCCTACGCCGTGCACACGCTCACCGATGAATTCCCGGAGATCTTGGACATCGTCGCCATCGCCGAGGCGGCCGGCAACCCGAATCGTTTCTGGGCTTTCACCTCCACCTCCAAGATCACCTTGGCCGGCGCGGGTGTGTCTTTCTTCATCACCTCGGAAGCCAACCGCAACTGGTACACCGACATCGCCGGTATCCGCGGCATCGGCCCGAACAAGGTCAACCAGTTGGCCCACGCCCGCTATTTCGGCGATGCGGAAGGTGTGCGCGCGGTCATGCGCAAGCACGCCGGTTCCCTGGCGCCGAAGTTCGAGGCCGTCTTGAACATCCTGAACAACCGCCTCGGTGAGTACGGCGTGGCCACCTGGACTGTGCCCACCGGCGGTTATTTCATCTCTCTGGACGTGGTGGACGGCACCGCCTCCCGCGTGGTTGAGCTGGCCAAGGAAGCCGGGATCGCGCTGACCGGCGCGGGTTCCTCCTTCCCGCTGCGCCGGGATCCGAATAACCGCAATATCCGTCTTGCACCGTCGCTGCCTCCCGTGTCGGAGCTGGAGGTTGCCATGGACGGTGTGGCTACCTGTGTTCTGCTCGCCGCGGCGGAGCACTACGCCGCTTAA
- a CDS encoding DNA polymerase III subunit gamma and tau produces MALYRKYRPASFDEVVGQEHVTDPLSVALDSGRINHAYLFSGPRGCGKTSSARILARSLNCAQGPTSTPCGVCNSCVSLAPGGPGNLDVTELDAASHNGVDDMRELREKAHYAPAESRYRVFIIDEAHMITPQGFNAMLKIVEEPPAHLIFIFATTEPEKVIGTIRSRTHHYPFRLLTPGAMRGLLERTCQAEGVHVDDAVFPLVIRAGGGSPRDSLSLLDQLLAGAGPDGLSYERALPLLGVTDFTLIDAAITSLATNDKAGMFSTIDHVIEAGHDPRRFATDLLDRLRDLMVIQAVPEALNLGLVDAPTDRTQVLTEQAAMFNGNELATLASMVNSGLDDLRGATSPRLLLEILCVRLLLSRGQAAQVIATAPDEVAPSAPSYSGPGGAAAAARAKALAASQSYGQRPEAKKPEPVAPAPAPASAPAPDRTPAPAPTPEPTPAPRVEPAPEPKPVPTPAPRVEPAPEPKPVPTPAPQVEPAPVPEPTPTPAPDEDLLSVIRNKWASLRALVGKENIRTEIMLTEAKVLGIREQTLVLGHSTGALANRLNAPDHNEVIVSLLKKELGSQLAVECIVGTDPAAAGFTAKPTSDKPTWNPTKPAVPAAPVQQPVAAESDDPEEPESPARDTGGWGKPVNIGSDRPVPVAPDPPAPAPTPVAPMPRPESTSKPSWREIAEQAAANASAQRQAQQGTSAPFNGGVPLPPEPEDFPPPPAADPYDYQADEGIPQRNQETRPAPPAPAPQQAAQPVQEAQGAGGWSSRSEEEEMMREAANEPGEMDRRDAKAIAMELLASELGAKPL; encoded by the coding sequence GTGGCTTTGTATCGTAAGTATCGACCGGCAAGTTTCGACGAGGTAGTAGGGCAGGAGCACGTCACCGACCCACTCTCCGTGGCATTGGATAGCGGACGTATCAATCACGCCTACCTGTTCTCAGGCCCGCGCGGTTGTGGAAAGACCTCCTCGGCGCGCATCCTTGCCCGCTCCCTGAACTGTGCCCAGGGGCCCACCTCCACGCCGTGTGGTGTCTGTAACTCCTGTGTATCCCTGGCACCGGGTGGTCCGGGCAACCTGGATGTCACCGAGCTGGACGCCGCCAGCCACAACGGTGTGGATGATATGCGTGAGCTGCGGGAGAAGGCCCATTACGCCCCGGCGGAGTCCCGCTACCGTGTCTTCATCATTGATGAGGCGCACATGATCACCCCGCAGGGTTTCAACGCGATGCTCAAAATCGTGGAGGAGCCCCCGGCGCACCTCATCTTCATCTTCGCCACCACCGAACCTGAAAAAGTCATCGGCACGATCCGCTCACGCACCCACCATTACCCGTTCCGCCTGCTCACGCCCGGCGCCATGCGCGGACTCCTGGAGCGCACCTGCCAGGCAGAGGGCGTCCACGTCGACGACGCCGTATTCCCACTGGTCATCCGCGCAGGCGGCGGCAGCCCCCGCGACAGCCTCTCCCTCCTGGACCAGCTGCTCGCCGGCGCCGGCCCCGATGGCTTGAGCTACGAGCGCGCCCTCCCCCTGCTGGGGGTCACCGATTTTACGCTTATCGACGCCGCCATCACCTCCCTCGCCACCAATGACAAAGCGGGCATGTTCTCCACCATCGATCATGTCATAGAGGCTGGACACGATCCCCGTCGTTTCGCCACCGACCTCCTCGACCGCCTCCGTGACCTCATGGTTATCCAGGCCGTCCCCGAAGCCCTCAACCTCGGACTGGTGGATGCCCCCACCGACCGCACCCAGGTCCTCACCGAGCAGGCAGCGATGTTCAACGGCAATGAGCTGGCCACACTCGCTTCGATGGTGAACTCCGGGCTTGATGATCTCCGCGGTGCCACCTCACCCCGTCTTCTTCTGGAGATCCTCTGCGTCCGCCTGCTTCTCTCCCGGGGCCAGGCCGCCCAGGTCATCGCAACAGCCCCCGATGAGGTCGCACCTTCAGCACCCTCTTACTCAGGACCGGGTGGTGCTGCCGCGGCGGCCCGTGCGAAGGCGCTGGCGGCGTCGCAAAGCTATGGTCAGCGCCCGGAAGCCAAGAAGCCGGAACCTGTGGCGCCTGCGCCTGCACCTGCCTCTGCTCCGGCGCCGGACAGGACCCCGGCACCAGCCCCGACTCCGGAGCCAACACCGGCGCCCCGCGTTGAACCGGCCCCGGAACCCAAACCAGTGCCAACACCGGCGCCCCGCGTTGAACCGGCCCCGGAACCCAAACCAGTGCCAACACCGGCGCCCCAGGTTGAGCCGGCTCCTGTTCCGGAACCGACACCGACACCAGCTCCGGACGAGGATCTTCTATCCGTGATCCGCAACAAGTGGGCGAGCCTGCGTGCGTTGGTGGGCAAGGAAAATATTCGAACTGAGATCATGCTCACCGAGGCAAAGGTGCTGGGTATCCGTGAGCAGACGCTGGTGCTCGGTCACAGCACGGGCGCACTGGCGAATCGTCTCAACGCCCCGGATCATAATGAAGTGATTGTGTCGTTACTGAAGAAGGAGCTGGGTAGTCAGCTGGCGGTCGAATGCATCGTGGGTACAGACCCAGCGGCCGCCGGTTTCACCGCGAAACCAACATCGGATAAACCAACGTGGAATCCGACGAAGCCAGCCGTCCCGGCAGCACCGGTGCAGCAGCCGGTGGCCGCGGAATCAGATGACCCAGAGGAGCCCGAGAGTCCGGCCCGGGACACTGGGGGATGGGGTAAGCCGGTCAACATCGGCAGTGACCGGCCGGTGCCGGTGGCCCCGGACCCCCCGGCGCCAGCGCCGACCCCGGTTGCCCCTATGCCTCGACCCGAATCGACATCCAAGCCATCCTGGCGGGAAATAGCGGAGCAGGCGGCAGCGAATGCTTCGGCCCAACGCCAGGCACAGCAGGGAACCAGCGCACCCTTCAACGGTGGTGTGCCCCTGCCACCTGAGCCAGAGGACTTCCCACCTCCGCCCGCGGCTGACCCTTATGATTACCAGGCCGATGAGGGGATCCCGCAGCGCAACCAGGAGACGCGGCCCGCCCCGCCTGCACCGGCACCCCAACAAGCAGCGCAACCTGTGCAGGAAGCGCAAGGGGCTGGGGGGTGGTCGTCGAGAAGCGAAGAGGAAGAGATGATGCGCGAGGCCGCCAACGAACCGGGTGAGATGGACCGTCGTGATGCCAAGGCGATCGCGATGGAACTGCTCGCGTCCGAGCTCGGGGCGAAGCCTCTGTAA
- a CDS encoding YbaB/EbfC family nucleoid-associated protein: protein MTQPDMSQILAQAQEMQAKLQEAQQEILASSVIGDAANGLVTVTMSGSGEVTAVNIDPKVVDPEDVETLQDLVQGAFLDAHKKVADLAQEKMGPLSQGFGGDMGSLF, encoded by the coding sequence ATGACTCAGCCAGATATGTCCCAGATCCTCGCCCAGGCCCAGGAAATGCAGGCGAAACTGCAGGAAGCACAGCAGGAGATCCTGGCTTCCTCAGTTATCGGTGACGCCGCAAACGGCCTGGTCACCGTGACCATGTCCGGCTCCGGTGAAGTCACCGCGGTCAACATTGATCCAAAGGTTGTCGACCCGGAAGACGTGGAGACCCTTCAGGACCTGGTTCAGGGTGCATTCCTTGACGCGCACAAGAAGGTCGCTGATCTCGCACAGGAGAAGATGGGCCCACTGTCCCAGGGCTTCGGCGGCGACATGGGTAGCCTCTTCTAG
- a CDS encoding Mur ligase family protein — protein MKPRLPDALRRLRTRAATTAAYLATTASRVTGRGSGGMIGGLVAGAVDPEIMGTLADERPVVLVTGTNGKSTTTRMLAAAMRDQFSIATNEGGDNMDAGIISALLAGRDASHVVLEVDELHVPSAIERLEPSCLVLLNLSRDQLDRVGEINKIERVLRDAVRSNPDMIVVANCDDVLVTSVAFDAPNVIWVAAGSGWQGDAVSCPRTESRIVYEGNHWRATKELLDGRTFERPTPSWAVDGNTVRTPDGDVNLDLNLPGQANRGNAAQAICAATVYGVDLHEAVDAVNSVDNVAGRYSTITYGDHEVHLLLAKNPAGWQEALAMVDRTADGLVIAVNGQVADGEDLSWLWDVRFEDFSGLAVMASGERGTDLAVRLTYADIDHDLHREPLAAIRACPPGRVEVLANYTAFRDLKRALDKEINN, from the coding sequence ATGAAGCCTCGACTGCCCGATGCCCTGCGCCGTCTACGAACCCGTGCGGCCACCACCGCCGCCTATCTCGCCACCACCGCCTCGCGGGTGACCGGCCGTGGGTCTGGTGGCATGATCGGTGGCCTGGTGGCAGGTGCGGTCGACCCGGAGATCATGGGCACGCTCGCCGATGAGCGTCCCGTGGTGCTGGTGACCGGCACCAACGGCAAATCCACCACCACCCGCATGTTGGCTGCGGCGATGCGTGATCAGTTCAGCATCGCCACCAATGAGGGCGGCGACAACATGGACGCCGGCATCATCTCCGCGCTGCTGGCGGGGCGCGACGCCTCCCACGTGGTCCTTGAGGTCGATGAGCTCCACGTCCCCTCCGCCATCGAGCGCCTCGAGCCGTCCTGCCTGGTGCTGCTCAACCTCTCCCGCGACCAGCTGGACCGCGTCGGTGAGATCAATAAAATCGAACGTGTCCTCCGCGACGCCGTACGCTCCAACCCCGACATGATCGTGGTGGCCAACTGCGATGACGTACTGGTCACCTCCGTCGCCTTCGACGCCCCCAACGTCATCTGGGTCGCCGCCGGCAGCGGCTGGCAGGGCGACGCCGTCTCCTGCCCGCGCACCGAAAGCCGCATCGTCTATGAAGGCAACCACTGGCGCGCCACCAAAGAGCTTCTCGACGGCCGCACGTTCGAACGCCCCACCCCCTCCTGGGCGGTCGACGGTAACACGGTGCGCACGCCCGACGGCGACGTGAACCTCGACCTCAACCTCCCGGGCCAGGCCAACCGCGGCAACGCCGCCCAGGCCATCTGCGCCGCCACCGTCTACGGCGTGGACCTGCACGAAGCCGTTGACGCGGTGAACAGCGTGGACAACGTGGCAGGGCGCTACTCCACCATCACCTACGGCGACCACGAAGTCCACCTCCTGCTGGCCAAAAACCCAGCCGGCTGGCAGGAAGCCCTCGCCATGGTCGACCGCACCGCCGACGGCCTGGTCATCGCCGTCAACGGCCAGGTTGCCGACGGCGAAGACCTCTCCTGGCTCTGGGACGTCCGCTTCGAAGACTTCTCCGGCCTGGCAGTCATGGCCTCCGGCGAGCGCGGCACCGACCTGGCTGTCCGACTCACCTACGCCGACATCGACCATGATTTACACCGCGAACCCCTCGCCGCCATCCGCGCCTGCCCACCCGGCCGCGTCGAAGTACTGGCCAACTACACCGCCTTCCGCGACCTCAAGAGGGCACTGGACAAGGAGATCAACAACTGA
- a CDS encoding type 1 glutamine amidotransferase, whose product MSTLTIGLILPDVLGTYGDDGNALVLQRRALMRGLDVEVKRITLDDAVPSGLDIYCLGGGEDTAQILAVEHLAKDGGLAVAAGAGRPIFAVCAGMQVLGDSFRAAGRIVDGLGLIDATTVSLQKRAIGEVVSTPTRAGITSDLTEPLTGFENHMGATLLGRDAEPLGRVLRGEGNCDTWGASDVIDNERQQHAEGAVQGSVIATYMHGPALARNPQLADLLLAKAMGTSLAELAPVDIDVVDRLRAERLA is encoded by the coding sequence ATGAGTACCTTAACGATCGGCCTGATCCTCCCCGATGTTCTGGGAACCTACGGCGACGACGGCAACGCCCTGGTCCTCCAGCGGCGTGCCCTCATGCGCGGCCTCGACGTGGAGGTAAAGCGCATCACCCTCGATGATGCCGTCCCCTCCGGCCTGGACATCTACTGCCTCGGCGGCGGCGAGGACACCGCCCAGATCCTGGCCGTGGAACACCTGGCCAAGGACGGTGGCCTGGCTGTTGCCGCCGGTGCGGGTCGCCCCATCTTCGCCGTGTGCGCCGGCATGCAGGTGCTCGGCGATTCCTTCCGCGCTGCCGGTCGCATCGTCGACGGCCTCGGGCTTATCGACGCCACCACCGTCTCCCTCCAAAAACGCGCCATCGGTGAAGTCGTCTCCACCCCCACCCGCGCCGGCATCACCTCCGACCTCACCGAACCCCTCACCGGCTTCGAAAACCACATGGGCGCCACCCTCCTCGGCCGCGATGCCGAACCCCTGGGCCGTGTGCTGCGTGGCGAAGGCAACTGCGACACCTGGGGCGCCTCCGACGTGATCGACAACGAACGACAGCAGCACGCCGAAGGCGCAGTCCAGGGCAGTGTCATCGCCACCTATATGCACGGCCCCGCCCTCGCCCGGAACCCCCAGCTCGCTGACCTGTTGCTGGCGAAGGCGATGGGCACATCCCTCGCGGAACTGGCGCCTGTGGACATCGATGTGGTCGACCGCCTCCGCGCTGAACGCCTGGCCTAA
- a CDS encoding SDR family NAD(P)-dependent oxidoreductase encodes MKTIVITGASDGIGASATKILHEACPEDRLVLVGRDPGKTENVAKQVGAEWHTADFADLAQVRRLAGELAALDRIDVLANNAGGVFPGPVTTIDGFERSWQVNVVAPYLLTNLLLPVLLDSKASVVATSSVASALFSRFDVDDPNTFEDFTADRAYGNAKLGNIFVTKELHRRFQGDGLNTVAFHPGVIATNFGQEDAGLLGKMYQSPIANFFARPGVGGDNLAYFITGVPGIHWESGRYYDDRRRPGRQKAIAKDLDVARRVFSDLGEQLGVEWSKD; translated from the coding sequence ATGAAAACCATTGTGATCACAGGAGCATCAGACGGCATCGGCGCATCCGCCACCAAAATCCTCCATGAGGCCTGCCCTGAAGATCGACTGGTCCTAGTCGGACGGGATCCAGGGAAGACAGAGAATGTGGCAAAGCAGGTGGGTGCCGAATGGCACACAGCGGACTTCGCCGACCTCGCCCAGGTCAGGCGTCTGGCCGGCGAACTCGCCGCACTCGACCGCATCGATGTGCTGGCCAACAACGCCGGTGGCGTGTTCCCAGGACCGGTGACAACCATCGACGGGTTCGAGAGGTCCTGGCAGGTCAATGTGGTTGCCCCCTACCTGCTGACCAACCTGCTGCTGCCCGTCCTGCTGGACTCAAAGGCCTCCGTGGTGGCGACCTCCTCCGTGGCCTCAGCGCTGTTCTCCCGTTTTGACGTGGATGATCCCAATACTTTTGAGGACTTCACCGCGGACCGGGCCTATGGCAACGCCAAACTGGGCAACATCTTTGTGACCAAAGAACTCCACCGACGATTCCAGGGGGACGGGCTGAACACGGTGGCCTTCCACCCCGGTGTGATCGCCACGAACTTCGGGCAGGAAGACGCAGGGTTGTTGGGGAAGATGTACCAGAGCCCCATCGCGAATTTCTTCGCACGCCCCGGCGTCGGTGGCGACAACCTGGCCTATTTCATCACCGGCGTGCCCGGCATCCACTGGGAATCAGGACGCTACTACGATGACCGCCGGCGACCCGGCAGGCAGAAGGCGATTGCGAAGGACCTGGATGTGGCCCGGCGCGTGTTCTCTGACCTCGGTGAGCAGCTGGGTGTGGAGTGGTCTAAAGACTAG